One genomic window of Limnothrix sp. FACHB-406 includes the following:
- a CDS encoding bifunctional sterol desaturase/short chain dehydrogenase, whose translation MNAEGFVQLSWAIGSIVLAEIVRDFYHVAGHYWEPLQRAHNMHHKVYRRDLTISSLDAYYKAQLANDAPEAATMASVVGLTAAVSGQWGMWLGCIYSLGFLATAIARSRGYLMETDLTHKAGDLDSNPSVWTVNRTYHWRHHFDSGNAYYCGSLTFVDKLLGTALSLKGKTIAITGASGSMGRALIAVLQSRGARLVALTTREGTTFEGNVRVVTWRSGEEAALRETLANVDILIINHGVNQGDRSAAAVAQALEVNTLSAWRLMELFFETVTKSEHRALKEVWVNTSEAEVNPAFSPLYELSKRAIGDLITLRRLDAPCVVRKLILGPFKSDLNPIGIMSAGWVARAIVALAERDVRNIIVTINPLTYLLFPIKELAKSLYFRAFAKPDRA comes from the coding sequence ATGAACGCAGAGGGATTCGTACAACTGAGTTGGGCGATCGGCTCGATCGTCCTGGCCGAAATCGTGCGCGATTTTTATCATGTGGCCGGCCACTATTGGGAGCCGCTCCAACGGGCCCACAACATGCACCACAAGGTCTATCGCCGTGACCTAACCATCAGCAGCCTTGATGCCTATTACAAAGCTCAATTGGCCAACGATGCGCCCGAAGCGGCCACCATGGCTTCGGTGGTGGGACTGACGGCGGCGGTGTCGGGTCAGTGGGGAATGTGGCTGGGTTGCATCTATTCCCTGGGTTTTTTGGCCACGGCGATCGCCCGATCGCGCGGCTACCTGATGGAAACCGACCTAACCCACAAGGCGGGCGACCTGGATAGCAACCCCTCCGTCTGGACGGTGAATCGCACCTACCATTGGCGACACCATTTTGATTCGGGCAATGCCTATTACTGTGGGTCTTTGACGTTTGTGGATAAGCTGCTGGGCACAGCCCTGTCCCTGAAGGGCAAAACAATCGCCATTACCGGGGCATCGGGCAGCATGGGTCGGGCCCTGATTGCCGTGTTGCAAAGCCGAGGGGCGAGGTTGGTGGCCCTGACAACGCGCGAAGGAACCACCTTTGAGGGCAATGTGCGGGTGGTCACTTGGCGATCGGGCGAAGAGGCGGCCCTGCGCGAAACCCTGGCCAATGTGGATATTTTGATCATCAACCATGGGGTGAATCAGGGCGATCGCTCGGCGGCGGCCGTGGCCCAAGCACTGGAGGTGAACACCCTGTCCGCTTGGCGGTTGATGGAACTATTTTTTGAGACGGTCACCAAGTCGGAACACCGGGCCCTGAAGGAAGTTTGGGTCAACACCTCCGAAGCGGAAGTGAACCCGGCGTTTAGCCCCCTATATGAGCTATCGAAACGGGCGATCGGGGATTTGATCACCCTGCGGCGCTTGGATGCGCCCTGTGTGGTGCGGAAGCTGATTCTTGGCCCGTTCAAGAGCGATCTCAATCCGATCGGGATTATGTCGGCGGGGTGGGTTGCACGGGCGATCGTGGCCTTGGCGGAACGGGATGTGCGCAACATCATCGTGACGATCAATCCCTTGACCTATCTGCTCTTTCCAATCAAAGAGTTGGCAAAATCGCTCTACTTCCGTGCCTTCGCCAAGCCCGATCGCGCCTAG